A part of Blastococcus sp. Marseille-P5729 genomic DNA contains:
- the lipB gene encoding lipoyl(octanoyl) transferase LipB translates to MPAPSDLDPAPSSLDIEWLGLREGRRIDYQWAWDYQRSVHARVASGELPGRVLLLEHQPVYTAGRQTLAEERPFDGTPVIDVDRGGKITWHGPGQLVGYPIITLPGRIGVVDHVRRMEQAVIDMLAELGIAGRRVEGRTGVWLPAVGAAPLTASGPDIPDAAGREHSSAGQHEEPETSEGAGRAYDSVPLSLRNVVATPGRPERKICAIGIRVARRTTLHGFAVNVSNGNAAFENIIPCGISDAGVTSIAAELGDAPPLAEVARLLEPHLRRCCDYATPLADVLSPPAS, encoded by the coding sequence GTGCCAGCGCCGTCCGACCTCGACCCAGCGCCGTCCAGCCTCGACATCGAGTGGCTCGGCCTGCGCGAGGGACGGCGCATCGACTACCAGTGGGCGTGGGACTACCAACGCTCGGTGCACGCCCGCGTCGCCTCCGGCGAGCTGCCGGGACGGGTGCTGCTGCTGGAGCACCAGCCCGTTTACACCGCCGGCCGGCAGACCCTCGCCGAGGAGCGGCCCTTCGACGGCACTCCGGTCATCGACGTAGACCGTGGCGGCAAGATCACCTGGCACGGTCCGGGACAGCTCGTCGGCTACCCGATCATCACGCTGCCGGGCCGGATCGGCGTCGTCGACCACGTGCGCCGCATGGAACAGGCGGTGATCGACATGCTCGCCGAGCTCGGCATTGCCGGCCGTCGCGTGGAGGGGCGGACCGGCGTCTGGCTGCCCGCGGTCGGAGCGGCGCCGTTGACGGCGTCCGGCCCGGACATCCCGGACGCGGCTGGACGGGAGCATTCCTCGGCCGGGCAGCACGAAGAGCCAGAGACTTCGGAGGGTGCTGGGCGCGCGTATGACTCGGTACCGCTGTCGTTGCGGAATGTGGTGGCGACGCCGGGGCGGCCGGAGCGCAAGATCTGCGCGATCGGGATCAGGGTGGCCCGGCGTACGACGCTGCATGGCTTCGCGGTCAACGTCAGTAACGGGAATGCAGCCTTCGAGAACATCATCCCGTGCGGCATCAGCGACGCGGGCGTGACGTCGATCGCCGCCGAGCTCGGCGACGCCCCGCCGCTGGCCGAGGTCGCGCGGCTGCTCGAGCCGCACCTACGACGCTGCTGTGACTACGCGACCCCGCTCGCCGACGTCCTCTCCCCACCTGCGTCGTAG